A window of Candidatus Bathyarchaeota archaeon genomic DNA:
TTAGTTCTTCAGCTACTTCTTTGCTACTCATTACTGAGTGCCTCGTTTAACCTGATCGATACGTGTCACGATCTCTTTGATTAAGCCTGCTGCTTCGCCTTCTCTCATAATGACTGACGCTGCACATGGAACATCGATGCCAATGGATTTGCCGAGTTGTTCTTTGCTTGGAACAAAGACGTATGGAATCTTTCTTTCGTCACAGAGCAGTGGTAAGTGCGCGATGACTTCTGGTGGGTCAACGTCTTCAGCGATAACGACAAGTTTTGCTTGGGAACGTTCGACAGCTTTTGTAGCTTCGTTGGTTCCTTTCCTAACTGATCCTGATTTTGAAGCAATCGTTAGGGCTTCATAGGCTGCATCTACGAGTTCTTTTGGGACTTCATATTTTACATAGAATGGTTTAGTCATATTTCTTAGCCTCACCCTTGATAAGGCACAGTCTTATCCACACTTCCTGTTTAATAAGTTTTCGACGCCTAAATCGCATACTTGTCGCATGCCTATATATAGTATCCAGAAACGTTTAAATTCACAGTTACGGTCACTTCCATGTTTTCGAGAGGGGAATTGCGTTTGCAAAGATTGGGCAGGATTTCAAATGTATCTCCTTCAGGAAACGCCATAGTTAAAGCTGAGAATCCCCCGAAAATCGGCTCCGAAGTCGTCGATGAAAACCTAAATGTTGTCGGCAAAGTTTTCGATGTCATTGGCCCAGTCTCGTCACCTTATGCAGTGATTAAACCCAGTGTTAGAGAACCCGCCAAATTGGTGAATAAACCAGTCTATCTGCTTCTCTCGAAAACGAAACGGAGCAGAAGAGACAATGAGTAGGGAACCCAAATTACAGCCCCCACAAGAAGAAGATCAACCCACCTCAAAGGTTGAACCCCAAAAAGCAAGGGTTTGCCCTGAATGTGGAAGCGCCCGACTTATGCATGATTCTGAAGCCGCTGAAATCGTGTGCATGGACTGCGGCATAGTTGTTCAGCAGAAAATGGCTGACCGCGGACCCGAATGGCGAGCCTTCGATGATGAGCAACGTTCAAAACGCACCAGAGTCGGCGCACCCTTAACCTACACCATCCATGACAAAGGTTTATCCACGACTATAGATTGGCATGACAGAGACGTCTACGGCAAAAGCCTCTCGCCTGGCCAGAAAGCCCAAGTTTATCGCTTGCGAAAATGGCAGCGCCGCATCAGGGTTTCCGATGCAACAGAACGTAACTTGGCGTTTGCGCTTTCAGAAATCACAAAGATATCCAACAACCTGAACTTGCCAAAAAACATCCTGGAAACCGCTTCAGTTATCTACCGTAAAGCCGTCAAAGAACGCCTCATACGTGGCAGGTCAATTCAGGGTGTTACGTCCGCTGCTTTGTATTTGGCGTGTAGGCAGTGTGGTTTGCCTCGAACGCTGGATGAGATTTCTCAGGCATCCGTAGTGAACAAAAAGGAAGTTGGGCGGAGCTATAGGTTCTTGATTCGGGAACTCAACTACTCGATTCCGCCGCTGCGCCCAAGTCAATACATCACTAAATTCTCAAATCAGCTCACCATGCAGGGGAAAGTGGAGGAAATCGCCCACAAAATCTTGACGTCCGCTAAAGAACTAAAACTTACCTCTGGACGTGGACCCACAGGTATCGCTGCAGCTGCAAGCTACATAGCTTCGGTTTTAACTGGAGAACGCAAGACGCAAAGGGAAATCGCTGAAATCGCGCAGGTTACCGAAGTAACTATCCGAAACCGCTACAAAGAACTTAGTGAAAAGCTGATGTTCCAGATCAGCATTTAAACCCCTTCACACTCTTTCTTTAAGTTAAGGGTTGTCTATGGAGTTCACGTTTGAACCTGACTCTGAACCAGATGCTGAGGACGTTTTGAGCTTAGATGAGGCTGTTGTTCGGCTTCGGCAGATACAGGTGGGCTTAAAACATGTTTTAGGCAACCTTCAAGAGAAGCTTGCGTTGCTTGATGCGGAACCTCAACTGCAAGGCAACCTTGACAAGCTACGCAGGGATGTAGAGTCACGGGCCACGGATTTAGAGACTGAGGTTAAACGGTTGCGTGATGACCTCAAGTCAATCAAAGACTTCTTAGGGCAGGATCTGGAGAAGAAAAAAACGCCTGAATCTTAACCAAAAGACAGGTATTTTTTTAAGGATGTAAACAGCTATCCTACATTATGCCCTATAAATTCACTTTTGACTTGTCAAAAGTTCCCCGATTCTTCTTTACAGAGCTGGCGATGATTAGTTACCAGCGGGGCATGCATAAAACGGTTCTAAACACCGCTAACGATTTGATTGTTAAATTTCGAATTCAAGAAGCCACAGGCTTAAACATTTCAGACGCAGTGGTTTTACTTCAGGACCTCTTGGATTTGCAGGCAGTCAACCTTACAGAGCGACCAAGGTTCTTAGAAACCAAGAAACGGGCACTCTTCATCCCGCACTGTTCCCGCAAATACATGGACAACAGATGTAAAGCCAGCTTTGACCCCGAAGTTCCAGCTTACACTTGCGCTCATTGCTCCGATGACTGCATAGTTAACAAGGCTGACCGATACGCCAGAAGCAAAGGCTACGACGTCTACGTTGTTCCCGGCGGTTCATGTATTCCAAAGATTCTTAAAAACAACTGCTATGAAGGCGTTGTAGGGGTGGCTTGTGGAGAAGAGATGAAGATGATGGGGCACCTCTTAGCCAGCCTAGATGTTCGCGGTCAAGGCATACCTTTGATTAAGAATGGCTGTGCAAACACTTCCTTCAACATGGACACCGTCATGAAAACCCTCTAAACGAGACCGTAATCGCAGGCGCTACTGCTCTGCCGCCTCCTCCCCTCCCTTATATATAGAACAAACACCCTTAAGTGGGTTCATTGTAGCCCCCTTAAAATACCTGAGCCACCCAAGAAGTACCCCGTATGTTTGAGTATCTAGTGTTTGTCGCCGCCGCAGCCTCGTTGACCGCCGCGTTGGTTTACATCCGCTCCATGTTTAGGGGCGAAACTAAACCCAACAGGGTAACTTGGTTCATGTGGGCGGTTGCACCCTTCATAGCTACTGCAGCGGCGGTCTCCAGCGGGGTGGGTTGGGCAGTGGTACCCGTGTTTATGTCGGGGTTTTCGCCGTTTCTGATTTTTGCAGCTTCGTTTTTCTGTAAGAAAGCCTACTGGAAACTTTCAACTTTCGATTACCTCTGTGGAGTCCTCTCAGCTGCAGCCTTGGTGCTGTGGTACTTGACCCGCGACCCAAACCTAGCCATAACCTTCGCCATGGCAAGCGACGCTTTCGCCGCTGTCCCCACCCTCACAAAAGCGTGGCGGAACCCCAAAACTGAATCCGTCTGGCCGTACCTCATCGGCACTTTCACGCCGCTAACCAGCTTTCTGGCGGCAACAGCTTGGAGTTTCTCGGAGTTGGCTTTCCCCGCCTATCTTGTGGTAATTAATGTGATGCTTCTGGTTTCTATGTCTAAGAGATGGCTTGATAAGAACTGACTTGGAAGGTTGGGGGTGGCGGGCCCGCTGGGATTCAAAAGATTTGACTGGAATTTAGCCTGTTTTTTCATTGTGTATCAGCTCCTTAATGTGGTTGCTTAGCACTATTAGTTGGTGGTTTTCTATGTCGGTTTGGTTTGTGTAGGTGATTGCACCTTCAGCTAGTGCATCTCTGGTTAAGAGTTGTTCTGGGTTTAAGCCCCAAGCGCGTATGATTTCTTTGAGGGCTTCGACTTTGCTGACTTGCGTTTTCGGCTTAATGCATAATCCTGCTGCTGCGTAGATGCTGCGTAGTTTGTCTATGCCTATGCTTTGGATGTCGTGGTAGGTGTCGATTGTGTGTCCCATCATGTAGTCAACGTAGTCTGCTTGGACGCCGAGTGCGAGCATTTGGGTTTTGAAGTATTTTCTTAGGCTATGGACTCTTAGGTCATACATGCGTCCGATTGGTTTCTTGATTAAGTCTGCATCTTGGTATAGTTCGTGTACGAGTCTGCGTATTTCTTTTGAGGTTATGCTTTTGGGGGTGCGGTAGTGCTCGTTTCTTATTAATGGTGACTCGGGAGTCAAGGTTTCTGGTGGGATTCTTTGTGAGCCTTTCTTTCGTTGTTCTAGGTATGCTTTTAGGAATTGTGCTGCTTCTGCGCCGAGGAAGGTGTCGTAGTCGTGGTATTTGCCTTTGGTGATTTCGGCTTCGACGTGTACGTGGATGGGGATAGTGTTGTTTTCGATGTCTTTTTGGACGTGTCTGTAGAGGAGTTTGGCGAGTGTTTCTTCTCTGAAAGCGCCGAGTGCAAGCATGGATATGATGGTTTTTTCTCGGAGTTGTGCTATGTCAAGTAGTTTTGCGAGTTCTTCTGGTTTTGGCGCTCTGTCTTTGTAGGTTACTCTTCGGCTTAATGGTGCTGAAAGCTCAAGTTTGATGCTGTTTGTTCTGTAGAAGGTTTTGACGTGTTTGGCGCAGCAGTGTACTCTGCTCGGTGTTAGGCCTTCGTCTTGAAGTGCTGCTACATACTCGTCAAGATAGCCTGAGTGGTTTTGGACTCTTTGTGGGTCGGGTATGTTTCCGATGGGTTTGCAGTCTTGGATTATGAGGTCGGGGCTGTAGCCGAGCCATATTGCGTATCTTTGTACGGTTGAGGTGTAGCTGTAGCAGCTGTTTAGAGAGCCTGAGCAGTGGCGCAGGAAGTGTCTTGCCATTTTGATGAGGCTTTGGTTGTCGAAGACGTATGGGATTAGGTTGGGTCTTTCGTTTACGAGTGCGCTTATGATGTAGTTGATTAAGCCTTTTTCTTTGGCTGCTAAGACTTTGTTTA
This region includes:
- a CDS encoding Gar1/Naf1 family protein → MQRLGRISNVSPSGNAIVKAENPPKIGSEVVDENLNVVGKVFDVIGPVSSPYAVIKPSVREPAKLVNKPVYLLLSKTKRSRRDNE
- a CDS encoding transcription initiation factor IIB, with protein sequence MSREPKLQPPQEEDQPTSKVEPQKARVCPECGSARLMHDSEAAEIVCMDCGIVVQQKMADRGPEWRAFDDEQRSKRTRVGAPLTYTIHDKGLSTTIDWHDRDVYGKSLSPGQKAQVYRLRKWQRRIRVSDATERNLAFALSEITKISNNLNLPKNILETASVIYRKAVKERLIRGRSIQGVTSAALYLACRQCGLPRTLDEISQASVVNKKEVGRSYRFLIRELNYSIPPLRPSQYITKFSNQLTMQGKVEEIAHKILTSAKELKLTSGRGPTGIAAAASYIASVLTGERKTQREIAEIAQVTEVTIRNRYKELSEKLMFQISI
- the rpl7ae gene encoding 50S ribosomal protein L7Ae gives rise to the protein MTKPFYVKYEVPKELVDAAYEALTIASKSGSVRKGTNEATKAVERSQAKLVVIAEDVDPPEVIAHLPLLCDERKIPYVFVPSKEQLGKSIGIDVPCAASVIMREGEAAGLIKEIVTRIDQVKRGTQ
- a CDS encoding DUF116 domain-containing protein yields the protein MPYKFTFDLSKVPRFFFTELAMISYQRGMHKTVLNTANDLIVKFRIQEATGLNISDAVVLLQDLLDLQAVNLTERPRFLETKKRALFIPHCSRKYMDNRCKASFDPEVPAYTCAHCSDDCIVNKADRYARSKGYDVYVVPGGSCIPKILKNNCYEGVVGVACGEEMKMMGHLLASLDVRGQGIPLIKNGCANTSFNMDTVMKTL
- a CDS encoding site-specific integrase → MITRATQTLAQPITRNRQLTVEELKTLNLPLNIQGDTVTIDHSLRGWPLQQPVTLSLNKVLAAKEKGLINYIISALVNERPNLIPYVFDNQSLIKMARHFLRHCSGSLNSCYSYTSTVQRYAIWLGYSPDLIIQDCKPIGNIPDPQRVQNHSGYLDEYVAALQDEGLTPSRVHCCAKHVKTFYRTNSIKLELSAPLSRRVTYKDRAPKPEELAKLLDIAQLREKTIISMLALGAFREETLAKLLYRHVQKDIENNTIPIHVHVEAEITKGKYHDYDTFLGAEAAQFLKAYLEQRKKGSQRIPPETLTPESPLIRNEHYRTPKSITSKEIRRLVHELYQDADLIKKPIGRMYDLRVHSLRKYFKTQMLALGVQADYVDYMMGHTIDTYHDIQSIGIDKLRSIYAAAGLCIKPKTQVSKVEALKEIIRAWGLNPEQLLTRDALAEGAITYTNQTDIENHQLIVLSNHIKELIHNEKTG